One genomic segment of Nitratidesulfovibrio sp. includes these proteins:
- a CDS encoding methyl-accepting chemotaxis protein has translation MFSTLSFRTKLIAGSLAMVLVTMTAMLVTSLVDARRGYLAQGRASLRNVSQILMESVRFQDTLNRNKIGSDLKLMQLQFGLAGFPIPEIFMEVEAELRDADTGQRVKATLPGFKLGSAYLHENTDLVDRIRDLAGVGASVLQLHEGRLARVSSSVADPSGSARWTFLGKEHPVTRAVLSGNGFTGILKVGGEWNLAAYAPIKGMDGSEVLGAVEVARPLLTPEFAAAVVRHNVGGKGHSFAFDGAGTILIHPDPAMVGRNVFDLPWGAALKPGGTAQAQAGPAASADKTGPAASADKGSSRAVIYTDSGEEYEACADRYAPWDVTVVTTVSRADLMEGVGERLWRGAAIAAAVALPVAALVIWLMVRQLMVPMQRLATLAQQVARGNFDYTFDYAADDTIGATVRAVQAMVGELRMRLGFSQGVLDGVVVPCVVVDLANNITHVNAEALAVLRRGGAPAEWLGRQLGELVYGSTADAARPVLTRRSMERRDRVAEDVVLDPQADGREVVLHMVATPIYDLDGELMGAISLWVDLTHERAQHARLDAQNAVIAATAREAENIARRVASSAHELAEQVAHSSDGAARQLARVDEVTAAMDRMNQTVAEVGRRAALAVDMAGSTMKVAEDGRDVVRASMDVMHKVHGQVERLQENVAELGREAESIGQIMGVISDIADQTNLLALNAAIEAARAGDAGRGFAVVADEVRKLAEKTMSATGQVGERVRAIQRATRGFVDSTATVAGAVRESDALATRSGGALDDILARIGDSGGEVRAIAAMAEAQTRGGEDVVRAVAEVDAIARETAQGMAESADAVAGLSRLAGELQHVMDGMTCDGDGATHCDDGES, from the coding sequence ATGTTTTCCACCCTTTCGTTCCGCACCAAGCTCATCGCGGGCTCGCTGGCCATGGTTCTGGTGACCATGACGGCCATGCTGGTCACCAGCCTGGTGGATGCCCGGCGCGGCTACCTTGCGCAGGGGCGCGCATCGTTGCGCAACGTCTCGCAGATACTCATGGAATCCGTCAGATTTCAGGATACGTTGAATCGCAACAAGATCGGTTCGGACCTCAAGCTGATGCAGTTGCAGTTCGGCCTGGCGGGGTTTCCCATTCCCGAGATTTTCATGGAGGTGGAGGCCGAACTGCGCGATGCCGACACCGGCCAGCGGGTAAAGGCCACCCTGCCCGGCTTCAAGCTGGGTTCCGCCTACCTGCACGAAAACACGGACCTCGTGGATCGCATCCGCGACCTGGCCGGGGTGGGGGCCTCGGTACTGCAACTGCACGAAGGGCGGCTGGCCCGTGTCAGTTCCAGTGTGGCCGACCCTTCCGGCAGCGCCCGGTGGACATTCCTTGGCAAGGAACATCCCGTGACCAGGGCGGTGCTGTCCGGTAACGGCTTCACCGGCATCCTCAAGGTGGGCGGCGAATGGAACCTGGCTGCCTATGCCCCCATCAAGGGCATGGACGGCAGCGAGGTACTGGGCGCGGTGGAAGTGGCCCGCCCCCTGCTGACGCCGGAATTCGCCGCCGCCGTGGTGCGCCACAACGTGGGCGGCAAGGGACATTCGTTTGCCTTCGACGGGGCGGGCACCATCCTTATCCATCCCGACCCGGCCATGGTGGGCCGCAACGTTTTCGACCTGCCGTGGGGCGCGGCCCTGAAGCCGGGCGGCACGGCGCAGGCCCAGGCCGGCCCCGCCGCCAGTGCGGATAAGACCGGCCCCGCCGCCAGTGCGGACAAGGGCAGCTCCCGCGCCGTCATCTATACGGACAGCGGCGAGGAGTACGAAGCCTGCGCCGACCGCTACGCACCCTGGGACGTCACCGTCGTCACCACCGTCAGCCGCGCGGACCTGATGGAAGGCGTGGGCGAGCGGCTGTGGCGCGGTGCGGCCATTGCCGCCGCCGTGGCCCTGCCCGTGGCCGCGTTGGTCATCTGGTTGATGGTGCGCCAACTGATGGTGCCCATGCAGCGGCTGGCCACCCTGGCCCAGCAGGTGGCGCGCGGCAACTTCGACTACACCTTCGACTACGCGGCGGACGACACCATCGGGGCCACGGTGCGCGCCGTGCAGGCCATGGTGGGCGAATTGCGCATGCGCCTGGGCTTCAGCCAGGGGGTGCTGGACGGGGTGGTGGTGCCCTGCGTGGTGGTGGACCTTGCCAACAACATCACCCACGTCAACGCAGAGGCCCTGGCCGTGCTGCGACGCGGGGGCGCCCCGGCGGAATGGCTGGGCCGCCAACTGGGCGAGCTGGTGTACGGCAGCACCGCCGATGCCGCCCGGCCGGTGCTGACCCGGCGCAGCATGGAACGTCGCGACCGGGTGGCCGAGGACGTGGTGCTGGACCCGCAGGCCGACGGGCGAGAGGTGGTGCTGCACATGGTGGCCACGCCCATCTACGACCTGGACGGCGAACTGATGGGCGCCATCTCGCTGTGGGTGGACCTGACCCACGAGCGCGCCCAGCACGCCCGGCTGGATGCCCAGAACGCGGTCATCGCCGCCACCGCGCGCGAGGCGGAGAACATCGCCCGCCGGGTGGCCTCGTCGGCCCATGAACTGGCCGAGCAGGTGGCCCATTCCAGCGACGGGGCCGCCCGCCAGCTGGCCCGCGTGGACGAGGTAACCGCCGCCATGGACCGCATGAACCAGACCGTGGCCGAGGTGGGCCGCCGCGCTGCGCTGGCCGTGGACATGGCCGGGTCCACCATGAAAGTGGCCGAGGACGGCCGCGACGTGGTGCGCGCCTCCATGGATGTGATGCACAAGGTGCACGGCCAGGTGGAGCGGTTGCAGGAAAACGTGGCGGAACTCGGACGCGAGGCGGAATCCATCGGCCAGATCATGGGCGTCATCAGCGACATTGCCGACCAGACCAATCTGCTGGCGCTCAACGCGGCCATCGAGGCGGCCCGGGCCGGTGACGCCGGACGCGGTTTTGCCGTGGTGGCCGACGAGGTGCGCAAGCTGGCAGAAAAGACCATGAGCGCCACCGGTCAGGTGGGCGAGCGCGTCCGGGCCATCCAGCGGGCCACGCGCGGCTTTGTGGACAGTACCGCCACCGTGGCCGGGGCGGTGCGCGAAAGCGACGCGCTGGCCACCCGTTCCGGCGGGGCGCTGGACGACATCCTGGCCCGTATCGGCGATTCCGGTGGCGAGGTGCGGGCCATCGCGGCCATGGCAGAGGCGCAGACCCGTGGCGGCGAAGACGTGGTGCGCGCCGTGGCCGAAGTGGACGCCATCGCCCGCGAGACCGCCCAGGGCATGGCCGAATCGGCCGATGCCGTGGCCGGGCTTTCGCGGCTGGCCGGTGAACTGCAACACGTCATGGACGGCATGACCTGCGACGGCGATGGGGCAACCCACTGCGATGACGGGGAATCGTAA
- a CDS encoding PstS family phosphate ABC transporter substrate-binding protein, with protein MKSIKKVALAAALVLSLAGVAEARDQIRIVGSSTVYPFSSAVAEEFGATNKQFKSPVVESTGSGGGHKLFYAGVGPDTPDVTNSSRRMKVEELETNAKNGVTDVTEAKIGFDGIVIAQNIGNADMDLSLKDLALAVLEEVPVDGKLAPNPYKTWKQLNPALPDRKIVIYGPPATSGTRDAFIEMVVEKFTGKDETFKAVLGKDAASYKKIRQDGPYVPAGENDNLIVQKLTKDTEAVGIFGYSFLAENKDRIKGCTVGGNAPTFDAISSGKYPISRALYFYVKDAHIGKIPGLKEYVDLFMSEKMIGDAGYLKTIGLIPLPAAEREKVRKDVTSLKKLTAEDLK; from the coding sequence ATGAAGTCGATCAAGAAAGTGGCGCTTGCCGCCGCGCTCGTACTGTCGCTGGCCGGTGTGGCCGAAGCGCGTGACCAGATCCGCATCGTGGGTTCCAGCACCGTGTATCCCTTCTCCAGCGCCGTGGCCGAAGAATTCGGCGCCACCAACAAGCAGTTCAAGTCGCCCGTGGTTGAATCCACCGGTTCCGGCGGCGGCCACAAGCTGTTCTACGCCGGTGTCGGCCCCGACACCCCCGACGTCACCAACTCTTCCCGCCGCATGAAGGTCGAGGAGCTGGAAACCAACGCCAAGAATGGCGTTACCGACGTCACCGAAGCCAAGATCGGCTTTGACGGCATCGTCATCGCGCAGAACATCGGCAACGCCGACATGGACCTTTCGCTGAAGGACCTGGCCCTGGCCGTGCTGGAAGAAGTGCCCGTGGACGGCAAGCTGGCGCCGAACCCCTACAAGACCTGGAAGCAGCTGAACCCGGCCCTGCCCGACCGCAAGATCGTCATCTACGGCCCGCCCGCCACCTCCGGCACCCGCGACGCCTTCATCGAAATGGTGGTCGAAAAGTTCACCGGCAAGGACGAGACCTTCAAGGCCGTGCTGGGCAAGGACGCCGCCTCGTACAAGAAGATCCGCCAGGACGGTCCCTACGTGCCCGCCGGTGAAAACGACAACCTCATCGTGCAGAAGCTGACCAAGGACACGGAAGCCGTGGGCATCTTCGGCTACAGCTTCCTGGCCGAGAACAAGGACCGCATCAAGGGTTGCACCGTGGGCGGCAACGCCCCCACCTTCGATGCCATCTCCTCGGGCAAGTACCCCATCTCCCGCGCGCTGTACTTCTACGTGAAGGACGCCCACATCGGGAAGATTCCCGGCCTGAAGGAATACGTGGATCTGTTCATGTCCGAAAAGATGATCGGCGACGCCGGTTACCTGAAGACCATCGGTCTCATCCCGCTGCCTGCCGCCGAACGCGAGAAGGTGCGCAAGGACGTGACCAGCCTCAAGAAGCTGACCGCCGAAGACCTGAAGTAG
- the pstC gene encoding phosphate ABC transporter permease subunit PstC: protein MTMGSALQMALMAILPLSVLAYMAARRRAGADNARGTEFHSPLVYYGWYSFLWVALPSMGLFVLAGLLHLLRIATVPGPVLAGGGVALAAFGLVWSQRAIGRDFRAIHQVEGVVRWALIGASCISILITIGIVVSVVVEAMQFFRMVNLWDFLTGTKWSPETAFLISTGRADGSVATPEFGSLPLFAGTFYITVVAMLVAVPMGLFAAVYMAEYASQRVRRIAKPALEILAGIPTVVYGFFAAITVSPFIVHLAELVGLEAEYTNALAPGLVMGVMIIPLVSSLSDDVINAVPQAMREGSYALGATTSETIRKVVLPAALPGVVSAVLLAVSRAVGETMIVVMAAGLMPNLTWNPLKSMTTVTVSIVDSLTGDQAFDSPQTLSAFGLGFVLLVLTLVLNVVSLVVIRKFREQYE from the coding sequence ATGACCATGGGAAGCGCGTTGCAGATGGCCCTGATGGCCATATTGCCGCTTTCGGTGCTGGCGTACATGGCCGCACGCCGCAGGGCGGGGGCCGACAATGCGCGGGGCACGGAATTTCATTCGCCGCTCGTGTACTACGGGTGGTATTCGTTCCTGTGGGTGGCCCTGCCGTCCATGGGCCTGTTCGTGCTGGCGGGGCTGCTGCACCTGCTGCGCATCGCCACCGTGCCGGGGCCGGTGCTGGCGGGTGGGGGCGTGGCCCTGGCCGCATTCGGCCTGGTGTGGTCGCAACGGGCCATCGGGCGCGACTTCCGCGCCATCCATCAGGTGGAGGGCGTGGTGCGCTGGGCGCTCATCGGCGCCTCGTGCATTTCCATCCTCATCACCATCGGCATCGTGGTTTCGGTGGTGGTCGAGGCCATGCAGTTCTTTCGCATGGTCAACCTGTGGGACTTCCTGACCGGCACCAAGTGGAGCCCGGAGACGGCCTTCCTGATTTCCACGGGCAGGGCCGACGGCAGCGTGGCCACGCCGGAATTCGGCTCGCTGCCGCTGTTTGCGGGCACCTTCTACATCACCGTGGTGGCCATGCTGGTGGCCGTGCCCATGGGGCTGTTCGCGGCGGTGTACATGGCCGAATACGCCAGCCAGCGGGTTCGGCGGATCGCCAAGCCCGCGCTGGAAATCCTGGCGGGCATCCCCACCGTTGTCTACGGGTTCTTCGCGGCCATCACGGTCAGCCCGTTCATCGTGCACCTTGCCGAACTGGTGGGGCTGGAGGCGGAATACACCAACGCGCTGGCGCCGGGGCTGGTCATGGGGGTGATGATCATTCCCCTTGTCTCCTCGCTGTCGGACGACGTGATCAACGCCGTGCCGCAGGCCATGCGCGAAGGGTCGTACGCGCTGGGCGCCACCACGTCCGAAACCATCCGCAAGGTGGTGCTGCCCGCCGCGCTGCCGGGCGTGGTCTCCGCCGTGCTGCTGGCCGTGTCGCGCGCGGTGGGTGAAACCATGATCGTGGTCATGGCCGCCGGGCTCATGCCCAACCTGACGTGGAACCCGCTGAAGAGCATGACCACGGTCACCGTGAGCATCGTGGATTCGCTGACCGGCGACCAGGCCTTCGACAGCCCGCAGACCCTTTCGGCCTTCGGGCTGGGCTTTGTGCTGCTGGTGCTGACGCTGGTGCTCAACGTGGTGTCGCTGGTTGTCATCCGCAAGTTCCGCGAACAGTACGAGTAG
- the pstA gene encoding phosphate ABC transporter permease PstA, whose protein sequence is MASLFGIDEKKLLHRRRAAETRFRLCAIAALFLAGAFLVFFLFDIGRKGYPAFQQAELLVTVNYTAESHDNPYAAMDADTVQIVSRSFTRLIPSMLAENSRLIGTSQQLWVLASADTDQYMKGRPNRLRPKHQALVDTMRQEGKARLAFNWGFFEAGDSKLPELAGIRAATIGSLYVLLITLAISFPVGVMCAVYLEEFAPDNRLTQVIEVNINNLAAIPSILYGLLGLAIFINFMGVARSSAMVGGLTLSLMTLPAIIISTRAAIRSIPPSIREAALALGATPLQVVWHHVLPLSLPGILTGTIIGLARAMGETAPLLIVGMMAYIPEAPENFSSAATVLPAQIFTWASDSQRAFSERTAAGILVLLVLLLGMNATAIWLRNKYERKW, encoded by the coding sequence ATGGCATCTTTGTTCGGCATCGATGAAAAGAAACTGCTGCACAGGCGGCGCGCGGCCGAAACGCGCTTTCGCCTGTGCGCCATCGCCGCGCTGTTTCTGGCCGGGGCGTTTCTGGTGTTCTTCCTGTTCGACATCGGACGCAAGGGGTACCCCGCCTTCCAGCAGGCGGAACTGCTGGTGACCGTGAACTACACGGCGGAGTCGCACGACAACCCCTATGCCGCCATGGACGCGGATACGGTGCAGATCGTCTCGCGCAGCTTCACCCGGCTCATTCCGTCCATGCTGGCCGAGAACAGCAGGCTTATCGGCACCTCGCAGCAACTGTGGGTGTTGGCCAGCGCGGACACCGACCAGTACATGAAGGGACGGCCCAACCGGCTGCGGCCCAAGCACCAGGCCCTGGTGGACACCATGCGCCAGGAGGGCAAGGCGCGCCTGGCCTTCAACTGGGGCTTCTTCGAAGCGGGCGATTCCAAGCTGCCGGAGCTTGCGGGCATCCGCGCGGCGACCATCGGCTCGCTGTACGTGCTGCTGATCACCCTGGCCATCAGCTTTCCCGTGGGGGTGATGTGCGCGGTGTACCTGGAGGAATTTGCGCCGGACAACCGGCTGACCCAGGTCATCGAGGTGAACATCAACAACCTTGCGGCCATCCCGTCCATTCTGTACGGGCTGCTGGGGCTGGCCATCTTCATCAACTTCATGGGGGTGGCCCGTTCATCGGCCATGGTGGGCGGCCTGACCCTGTCGCTGATGACCCTGCCCGCCATCATCATCAGCACGCGGGCGGCCATCCGCTCCATTCCCCCGTCCATCCGCGAGGCGGCACTGGCCCTTGGGGCCACGCCGTTGCAGGTGGTGTGGCACCATGTGCTGCCGCTGTCGCTGCCGGGCATCCTGACCGGCACCATCATCGGCCTGGCCCGCGCCATGGGCGAAACCGCGCCCCTGCTCATCGTGGGCATGATGGCCTACATTCCGGAGGCGCCGGAAAACTTCAGCAGCGCGGCCACGGTGCTGCCCGCCCAGATTTTCACCTGGGCCTCCGATTCGCAGCGGGCCTTTTCCGAGCGCACCGCCGCGGGCATCCTGGTGCTGCTGGTGCTGCTGCTGGGCATGAACGCCACGGCCATCTGGCTGCGCAACAAGTACGAGCGCAAGTGGTAG
- a CDS encoding MoxR family ATPase yields MIPSQIARALATLVAIRRPVFLWGAPGVGKSRVVAQVAHDLGMDLRDIRAVLLDPVDLRGLPTIDAAGRARWCPPSFLPDDGRGILFLDELNAAPPLVQAACYQLILDRQLGEYRLPDGWAVVAAGNREQDRAVTHRMPTALANRMVHLDFETDLDDWLGWAQSANIRSEVTAFLRFRPRLLHDFDPAVADRAFPSPRTWEYVSDMLAAGPDEAVEYDLVRGAVGEGAAAEFAGFLRVWRDLPEPGDVLAAPHDAPVPDEPAAAYAICEALARHAAPDTMEALVCYADRLPVEFGVLLMRDSVRADTTVVETPSFARWAQANAHVLL; encoded by the coding sequence ATGATTCCTTCCCAGATTGCCCGCGCCCTTGCCACGCTGGTGGCCATCCGCCGTCCCGTGTTCCTGTGGGGCGCGCCGGGCGTGGGCAAGAGCCGGGTAGTGGCGCAGGTTGCCCACGACCTTGGCATGGACCTGCGCGACATCCGCGCCGTGCTGCTGGACCCGGTGGATCTGCGCGGACTGCCCACCATCGACGCCGCAGGGCGTGCCCGGTGGTGTCCGCCTTCGTTCCTGCCCGACGATGGCCGGGGCATCCTGTTTCTGGACGAACTGAACGCCGCGCCGCCGCTGGTGCAGGCCGCCTGCTACCAGTTGATCCTGGACCGCCAGCTTGGCGAATACCGCCTGCCCGACGGCTGGGCCGTGGTGGCGGCGGGCAACCGCGAACAGGACCGGGCGGTAACCCACCGCATGCCCACCGCGCTGGCCAACCGCATGGTGCATCTGGACTTCGAGACGGACCTCGACGACTGGCTGGGCTGGGCGCAGTCCGCGAACATCCGCTCCGAGGTCACGGCCTTCCTGCGCTTTCGTCCGCGCCTGCTGCACGACTTCGACCCCGCCGTGGCCGACCGGGCCTTCCCTTCGCCGCGCACCTGGGAATACGTGTCCGACATGCTGGCCGCCGGACCGGACGAGGCCGTGGAATACGATCTGGTGCGCGGGGCCGTGGGTGAAGGTGCCGCCGCCGAATTCGCGGGCTTCCTGCGGGTGTGGCGCGACCTGCCCGAGCCGGGCGATGTGCTGGCCGCCCCGCACGACGCCCCGGTGCCCGACGAACCCGCCGCCGCCTATGCCATCTGCGAGGCGCTGGCCCGTCACGCCGCGCCCGACACCATGGAGGCGCTGGTCTGCTACGCTGATCGCCTGCCCGTGGAATTCGGCGTGCTGCTGATGCGCGATTCCGTGCGCGCCGACACCACGGTGGTGGAAACCCCGTCCTTCGCGCGGTGGGCGCAGGCCAACGCGCACGTGCTGCTGTGA
- a CDS encoding VWA-like domain-containing protein — protein sequence MHPEIADFRPGRRGVVPLPADVSGALPDGGAGGVDVVPVAAEDVASYPSAPGAPESPVPSAPAERALQTEAHGRMLRARAALVLDHPFFGSLALRLHLKADPACDGLWTDGVTLGFNPRRVAALPDAMVTAMQAHEVLHVVCGHHVRRHGRDEGLWNRACDYAVNGILLDAGFTLPAGFLDAPEHRGRTAEDIYAVLSRMQEEEKGGGTGDKAQGEAEASGARSGASGDQPEDAPATQRRSDPEQAPPELPEGNDADGRGGDRTGEGEGRDNVETSFSGEVRDHPQLQGGASDAARRRAERDLRIDLGQAVQGARFMGDLPAGLERLAGQALHPPLDWRTLLRRFIRQCTANDYSWTPPNRRYVHMGLHLPSLRSQDLPELVLVIDSSGSVDDAALARFCGEVSAILQDFDTRLTVIYCDCAVQEVLHLTRWDLPLRLTPRGGGGTDYRPAFARVDADGLHPACLICLTDLECNRFPAPPPYPVLWASTRSTTPDDAPPFGEVLTLHEGA from the coding sequence GTGCACCCGGAGATTGCCGACTTCCGGCCCGGCAGGCGTGGCGTTGTGCCGTTGCCCGCAGACGTGTCGGGCGCATTGCCCGACGGGGGGGCGGGTGGTGTGGACGTCGTGCCCGTCGCCGCCGAGGACGTGGCCTCTTATCCGTCCGCTCCCGGCGCCCCCGAATCCCCTGTCCCTTCCGCCCCCGCCGAAAGGGCGCTGCAAACCGAGGCCCACGGGCGCATGCTGCGCGCCCGCGCCGCGCTGGTGCTGGACCATCCCTTCTTTGGCTCGTTGGCCCTGCGGTTGCACCTGAAGGCGGACCCGGCCTGCGACGGCCTGTGGACCGACGGCGTGACCCTGGGCTTCAACCCGCGCCGGGTGGCCGCCCTGCCGGACGCCATGGTCACGGCCATGCAGGCGCACGAGGTGCTGCATGTGGTCTGCGGCCATCACGTTCGCCGCCACGGACGCGACGAGGGCCTGTGGAACCGCGCCTGCGACTACGCGGTGAACGGCATATTGCTGGACGCGGGCTTCACCCTGCCCGCCGGGTTTCTGGATGCGCCGGAGCACCGGGGCCGCACGGCGGAAGACATCTACGCCGTGCTTTCGCGCATGCAGGAAGAAGAGAAGGGCGGCGGCACGGGCGACAAGGCCCAGGGCGAGGCCGAGGCCAGCGGGGCGCGCTCCGGCGCGTCCGGCGACCAGCCGGAAGACGCCCCGGCCACGCAGCGCCGCAGCGACCCGGAACAGGCCCCGCCGGAACTGCCGGAGGGCAACGACGCGGACGGGCGCGGCGGCGACCGCACGGGCGAGGGCGAAGGCCGCGACAATGTGGAAACGTCCTTTTCCGGCGAGGTGCGCGACCATCCCCAGTTGCAGGGGGGCGCGTCCGACGCGGCCCGCCGCCGGGCAGAGCGCGACCTGCGCATCGACCTCGGGCAGGCGGTGCAGGGGGCGCGTTTCATGGGCGACCTGCCCGCCGGGCTGGAACGGCTGGCCGGGCAGGCCCTGCACCCGCCGCTGGACTGGCGGACCCTGCTGCGCCGGTTCATCCGCCAGTGCACGGCCAACGACTATTCGTGGACACCGCCCAACCGGCGGTACGTGCACATGGGGCTGCACCTGCCGTCGCTGCGCTCGCAGGACCTGCCGGAGCTGGTGCTGGTCATCGACAGCTCCGGTTCGGTGGACGATGCCGCGCTGGCTCGCTTCTGCGGCGAGGTATCCGCCATATTGCAGGACTTCGACACCCGGCTCACGGTCATCTACTGCGATTGCGCCGTGCAGGAAGTGCTGCACCTGACCCGCTGGGACCTGCCCCTGCGCCTGACCCCGCGCGGGGGCGGCGGTACCGACTACCGCCCGGCCTTCGCCCGCGTGGATGCCGACGGCCTGCACCCGGCCTGCCTGATCTGCCTGACCGACCTTGAATGCAACCGTTTTCCCGCGCCGCCGCCGTACCCGGTGCTGTGGGCGTCCACCCGGTCCACCACGCCCGACGACGCCCCGCCCTTTGGCGAGGTGCTGACCCTGCATGAAGGAGCCTGA
- a CDS encoding sigma-54 dependent transcriptional regulator yields MPSTPQPHAAPASASINEHARIPLDVLVVDDDPGILTTLRLALAATGCPVRTATGAEEALTLLSERAADLVLTDVRMEGASGIDLVREARALVPDALCVVMTAFASFENAVAAIKAGAFDYLPKPFSVEQLEHLVGKVATVVALRRENARLRAAGAMGAAGAGGDWFAGLTAPATLALQALVERIAPSEATVLLTGETGTGKTALARAIHTRSARSGRPFVEVTCTALAESLFESEVFGHVRGAFTGAVRDHAGKFELAEGGTLFLDEVGELSPASQAKLLRFLEDRVIERVGGTRPLRLDVRIIAATNRELARLCREGAFREDLYYRLNVFECVVPPLRDRPDDIAPLAAKLFRAASVRLGVETGVGPDAEGHPGTPAMGEGPGPLPQAVLHALLAHRWPGNVRELRNAMERMALLAAGRQPGLADLPDAVRAAAGLPPLGAGGLPQRDDGDDARLPTLRELEEAHIRRVLATERNMERAAAILGITTVTLWRKRKELGLE; encoded by the coding sequence ATGCCCTCCACACCGCAACCACATGCCGCGCCTGCCTCCGCCTCCATCAACGAACACGCCCGCATCCCGCTGGACGTGCTGGTGGTGGACGACGACCCCGGCATCCTGACCACCCTGCGTCTGGCCCTGGCCGCCACCGGATGCCCGGTGCGCACGGCCACTGGCGCGGAAGAGGCACTGACCCTGCTGTCCGAACGGGCCGCCGACCTCGTGCTGACCGACGTACGCATGGAAGGGGCTTCCGGCATCGACCTTGTGCGCGAGGCCCGGGCACTGGTCCCGGACGCCCTGTGCGTGGTCATGACCGCCTTCGCCTCGTTCGAGAACGCCGTGGCCGCCATCAAGGCCGGGGCCTTTGACTACCTGCCCAAGCCCTTTTCGGTGGAACAACTGGAGCATCTGGTGGGCAAGGTGGCCACGGTGGTGGCCCTGCGCCGCGAAAACGCCCGATTGCGGGCGGCGGGCGCAATGGGCGCGGCGGGCGCGGGCGGCGACTGGTTCGCGGGGCTTACCGCCCCGGCCACGCTGGCCTTGCAGGCGCTGGTGGAGCGCATCGCCCCCAGCGAGGCCACGGTGCTGCTTACCGGAGAGACGGGCACCGGCAAGACCGCGCTGGCCCGGGCCATCCATACCCGCTCCGCCCGGTCTGGCCGTCCCTTCGTGGAGGTGACCTGCACCGCGCTGGCGGAATCGCTGTTCGAATCGGAGGTGTTCGGCCACGTGCGCGGGGCGTTCACCGGCGCGGTGCGCGACCACGCAGGCAAGTTCGAGCTGGCCGAGGGCGGCACGCTGTTCCTGGACGAAGTGGGCGAACTGTCGCCCGCATCGCAGGCCAAGCTGCTGCGCTTTCTGGAGGACCGGGTCATCGAACGGGTGGGCGGCACCCGTCCCCTACGGCTGGACGTGCGCATCATCGCCGCCACCAACCGCGAGCTTGCCCGGCTGTGCCGCGAAGGCGCGTTCCGCGAAGACCTGTACTACCGGCTGAACGTGTTCGAGTGTGTGGTGCCCCCCCTGCGTGACCGGCCCGACGACATTGCGCCGCTGGCGGCAAAGCTGTTCCGCGCGGCGTCGGTGCGGCTGGGGGTGGAGACGGGCGTGGGGCCAGATGCCGAAGGGCATCCCGGCACACCTGCCATGGGCGAAGGTCCCGGCCCCCTGCCGCAGGCGGTGCTGCACGCCCTGCTGGCCCACCGCTGGCCGGGCAACGTGCGCGAACTGCGCAACGCCATGGAACGCATGGCCCTGCTGGCCGCCGGACGGCAGCCGGGGCTGGCCGACCTGCCCGACGCAGTGCGCGCCGCCGCAGGGCTACCCCCGCTGGGCGCAGGCGGCCTGCCGCAGCGCGACGACGGGGACGACGCGCGCCTGCCCACCCTGCGCGAACTGGAAGAGGCGCACATCCGCCGGGTGCTGGCCACGGAACGCAACATGGAGCGCGCCGCCGCCATTCTGGGCATCACCACCGTGACCCTGTGGCGCAAGCGCAAGGAACTGGGGCTGGAATAA